The Pseudomonas eucalypticola genome has a window encoding:
- the flhA gene encoding flagellar biosynthesis protein FlhA, whose amino-acid sequence MNAMTQLLGPDSWLAKADLKLLAGPVLIVMILSMMILPLPPFVLDLLFTFNIALAIMVLLVSMFTEKPLDFSAFPAVLLFTTLLRLSLNVASTRVVLMEGHQGPDAAGRVIEAFGEFLVGGNFAVGMALFLILVIINFMVITKGAGRIAEVGARFTLDSMPGKQMAIDADLNAGLIGEPEARKRRREVAQEADFYGSMDGASKFVRGDAMAGLVIMGVNVVGGLIIGMLQHGMAFADAAHTYTMLTIGDGLVAQIPGLVISIAAGVTVSRVNTEEDVGQQMIGQLFIRPQVLILTAAVIGLLGLVPGMPNLVFLLFTALLGGLGWWLRKRDLAQAAAPEEQVVPKAASQSSEASWDDVSLVDTLALTVGHRLIPLVDSRQQGEMLVRIKSVRKKFAQDVGFLPPVVRVRDKVDMLANTYVISLNGVEVGRGELFPGKWLAINPGQVTGKLEGEVIVDPAFGLPAIWIDSSMREHGQIFGYTVVDASTVAATHLNHLLYLHAKDMLGRGEVQKLLDKLTKDNKALVEEVVPKLISLGTLQRILQNLLEEEVSIRDLRSILDALAEFVTAQPEADVQEMTAVVRVALGRAITQQWFPNQTELHAIGLGSNLEQVLLQAVTSGGALEPSLADNLMQQTEIALARQEVGNHPAVVVVPSKLRPLLARFLRRRLRQLVVMSLSEIPEGRTLRITSLIGGGN is encoded by the coding sequence ATGAACGCCATGACTCAACTGCTGGGCCCCGACTCCTGGCTGGCCAAGGCCGACCTGAAACTGCTGGCCGGCCCCGTGCTGATCGTCATGATCCTGTCCATGATGATTTTGCCGCTGCCGCCGTTCGTGCTCGACCTGCTGTTCACCTTCAACATCGCCCTGGCGATCATGGTGCTGCTGGTCAGCATGTTCACCGAAAAACCGTTGGACTTCTCGGCGTTCCCGGCAGTACTGCTGTTCACCACCCTGCTGCGCCTGTCGCTGAACGTGGCTTCCACCCGCGTGGTGCTGATGGAAGGCCACCAGGGCCCGGATGCCGCTGGCCGCGTCATCGAAGCCTTCGGGGAGTTCCTGGTAGGCGGTAATTTCGCCGTCGGCATGGCGCTGTTCCTGATCCTGGTGATCATCAACTTCATGGTGATCACCAAGGGTGCCGGGCGTATTGCCGAGGTAGGCGCACGCTTTACCCTGGATTCGATGCCAGGCAAGCAGATGGCCATCGATGCCGACCTCAACGCCGGCCTGATCGGGGAGCCGGAAGCGCGCAAGCGTCGCCGGGAAGTGGCCCAGGAAGCGGACTTTTACGGTTCCATGGACGGTGCCAGCAAATTCGTGCGCGGTGACGCCATGGCGGGCCTGGTGATCATGGGGGTCAACGTGGTGGGCGGCCTGATCATCGGCATGCTGCAGCACGGCATGGCCTTTGCGGACGCTGCGCACACCTACACCATGCTGACCATCGGCGACGGTCTGGTGGCGCAGATTCCAGGCCTGGTGATTTCCATCGCCGCTGGCGTGACGGTATCGCGGGTGAACACAGAGGAAGATGTGGGCCAGCAGATGATCGGCCAACTGTTCATCCGCCCCCAGGTACTGATCCTTACCGCGGCAGTGATCGGCCTGCTGGGCCTGGTACCCGGCATGCCGAACCTGGTATTCCTGCTGTTCACCGCCTTGCTGGGCGGGCTCGGCTGGTGGCTGCGCAAGCGCGACCTGGCACAGGCGGCCGCGCCGGAAGAGCAGGTGGTGCCCAAGGCGGCGTCGCAGAGCTCGGAAGCCAGTTGGGACGACGTCAGCCTGGTGGATACCCTGGCACTGACCGTCGGCCACCGCCTGATTCCGCTGGTGGACAGCCGCCAGCAGGGCGAGATGCTGGTGCGCATCAAGAGCGTGCGCAAGAAGTTCGCCCAGGACGTGGGTTTCCTGCCCCCGGTGGTGCGCGTCCGTGACAAGGTCGACATGCTGGCCAACACCTACGTCATCAGCCTCAACGGCGTGGAAGTGGGGCGCGGCGAGCTGTTCCCGGGCAAGTGGCTGGCGATCAATCCCGGCCAGGTCACCGGTAAGCTGGAAGGCGAGGTGATCGTCGACCCGGCCTTCGGCTTGCCGGCCATCTGGATCGATTCGAGCATGCGTGAGCACGGGCAGATCTTCGGCTACACCGTGGTCGACGCCAGCACCGTGGCCGCCACCCACCTCAACCATCTGTTGTACCTGCACGCCAAGGACATGCTCGGCCGTGGCGAAGTGCAGAAGCTGCTGGACAAGCTCACCAAGGACAACAAAGCCCTGGTGGAAGAAGTCGTGCCCAAGCTGATTTCCCTCGGCACCTTGCAGCGCATCCTGCAGAACCTGCTGGAAGAGGAGGTCTCGATCCGCGACCTGCGCAGCATCCTCGATGCCCTGGCCGAATTCGTCACTGCCCAGCCCGAGGCTGACGTGCAGGAAATGACCGCCGTGGTACGCGTGGCTCTGGGCCGGGCAATCACCCAGCAGTGGTTCCCCAACCAGACCGAACTGCATGCCATTGGCCTGGGCTCCAACCTGGAGCAAGTGCTGCTGCAAGCCGTCACCAGCGGCGGAGCCCTGGAGCCAAGCCTTGCGGACAACCTGATGCAGCAGACCGAAATCGCCCTGGCCCGTCAGGAAGTGGGCAACCACCCAGCCGTGGTGGTGGTACCGAGCAAATTGCGGCCGTTGTTGGCGCGGTTCCTGCGCCGGCGTTTGCGCCAGTTGGTGGTGATGTCTTTGTCGGAAATTCCGGAAGGCCGGACCTTGCGTATAACCAGCCTGATCGGTGGAGGTAATTGA
- the flhB gene encoding flagellar biosynthesis protein FlhB, whose translation MAEDSSNEDKTESASPRKIEKAREQGQVVRSRELNTFVVLLAGVAALWGGGGWFYGQLCQVLEHGLLFERAQAFDTTRMVQAALGLGQLGLLTVMPFLLVLMLAGVAASMLLGGLVITLKALQPNFSRMNPIAGLGRMFSLRALADLGKAVAKALLVGCVAVLFLRGHARLLLDLTGMPVELALATAMGLVAKACALVIGSLVLVVALDVPFQFYTYYQKLRMTREEQRQEHKDTDGDPHIKARIRRQQQLMARSRMMSKVPKADVIVTNPTHYAVALAYQDKMSAPRVIAKGADEVAARIRELGEEHRIPMLEAPALARALYFHVDIDREIPGSLYTAVAEVLAWAMRLKRVSETGGLVPPKPKNLLVPAGMDQPGPAGATAEETPTP comes from the coding sequence ATGGCGGAAGACAGCAGCAACGAAGACAAGACCGAATCGGCGTCACCGCGCAAGATCGAGAAGGCCCGTGAACAGGGCCAGGTGGTGCGCTCCCGGGAGCTCAATACCTTTGTGGTGCTGCTGGCCGGCGTGGCCGCGCTATGGGGCGGCGGCGGGTGGTTTTACGGGCAGTTGTGCCAGGTGCTCGAACACGGCCTGTTGTTCGAACGCGCCCAGGCATTCGACACTACCCGCATGGTTCAAGCCGCTCTGGGGCTGGGTCAACTGGGGCTGTTGACGGTGATGCCATTTCTCCTGGTGCTGATGCTGGCCGGGGTCGCGGCGTCGATGCTGCTGGGCGGCCTGGTGATTACCCTGAAAGCGCTGCAACCCAACTTTTCCCGTATGAACCCTATAGCAGGCCTGGGGCGCATGTTTTCCCTGCGTGCTCTGGCCGACCTTGGCAAAGCCGTGGCCAAGGCGTTGCTGGTGGGCTGCGTGGCCGTGCTGTTCCTCAGGGGCCACGCCCGCCTGCTGCTGGACCTCACAGGCATGCCAGTGGAATTGGCCCTGGCCACGGCCATGGGCCTGGTGGCGAAAGCCTGCGCGCTGGTTATCGGCTCGCTGGTGCTGGTGGTGGCCCTGGACGTGCCGTTCCAGTTCTACACCTACTACCAGAAGCTGCGCATGACCCGCGAAGAGCAGCGCCAGGAGCACAAGGACACCGACGGCGACCCGCACATCAAGGCGCGGATCCGCCGCCAGCAACAGCTGATGGCCCGCTCGCGAATGATGAGCAAGGTGCCCAAGGCTGACGTGATCGTCACCAACCCAACCCACTACGCCGTGGCCCTGGCCTACCAGGACAAGATGTCGGCGCCGCGGGTGATCGCCAAGGGCGCGGATGAGGTGGCCGCACGTATCCGCGAGCTGGGCGAAGAGCACCGCATCCCCATGCTCGAAGCGCCAGCCCTGGCGCGCGCCCTGTATTTCCATGTGGACATCGACCGGGAAATTCCTGGCTCGCTGTATACCGCTGTTGCCGAGGTGCTGGCCTGGGCCATGCGCCTCAAGCGTGTCAGTGAAACCGGCGGCCTGGTGCCGCCCAAACCGAAAAACCTGCTGGTGCCCGCCGGTATGGATCAGCCTGGCCCCGCGGGGGCCACCGCCGAGGAAACACCGACCCCATGA